One genomic region from Ruficoccus amylovorans encodes:
- a CDS encoding tyrosine-type recombinase/integrase, with translation MAITQKKSGKWLCRLQIPTSENDSAGNRKYRGLQKAFETKGAAEAWEKQQRNQYLSTGRDSTLTLIQIAEYREAKELAGAHDLRSIVKYWLEHNPVSGRVPVSQAIEAYKASKQWNVFAASTQATKSHQLGKFTGRFGSRQLTEITIAEVETYLDGYAEPVTRNNHLRTLKAFFKWCTLRGIRYLNANPIEPIETLPESFDVPEFMPLEDVRKIMDQATQHDTTFIPFLSLGFFAGLRTSEILRLEKRDFLFQDRRINLRGEVAKRKRAGKPLARLIEGLPATLWEWLEAIGFDGKIDATNYGPRRKSIYRNAGVKWFNSAARHTFATYAYAVYDAGQVRKWTGHRNSDSLLLTHYAGLEERARGELYFQIKPPYPQLPIHKPGNKYASLPQWPAPDELRARVAATSKSEVARQLGVSETAVRKHLQLLSSSD, from the coding sequence GTGGCCATCACGCAGAAGAAGTCCGGGAAGTGGCTATGCCGCCTGCAAATCCCCACCAGCGAAAACGACTCAGCCGGGAATCGCAAATATCGCGGGCTGCAAAAGGCCTTTGAAACGAAAGGGGCGGCGGAGGCCTGGGAAAAGCAACAACGCAACCAATACCTTTCGACCGGGCGCGACTCCACCCTGACCCTCATTCAGATCGCCGAATATCGCGAGGCCAAGGAATTGGCCGGGGCACATGACCTCAGAAGCATCGTCAAATATTGGCTGGAACATAACCCCGTTTCAGGTCGTGTGCCCGTCTCGCAAGCCATTGAGGCCTACAAGGCGTCAAAACAGTGGAACGTCTTCGCCGCTTCAACTCAGGCGACAAAATCTCACCAGCTCGGGAAATTCACTGGACGCTTCGGCAGTAGGCAACTGACGGAAATTACCATCGCCGAGGTAGAGACCTACCTGGACGGTTATGCTGAGCCCGTTACCAGAAACAACCACTTACGCACGCTGAAGGCATTTTTCAAGTGGTGTACGCTGCGCGGTATCCGCTACTTGAATGCCAACCCGATTGAGCCGATCGAAACCTTACCTGAATCATTTGACGTACCCGAGTTCATGCCACTGGAGGACGTTCGCAAGATCATGGATCAGGCAACGCAGCATGATACCACATTCATCCCCTTCCTCTCACTTGGCTTTTTTGCCGGATTGCGAACCTCTGAGATCCTGCGACTGGAGAAACGGGATTTTCTATTTCAAGACAGACGCATTAACTTGCGGGGTGAAGTTGCCAAACGCAAACGAGCCGGGAAGCCACTCGCTCGCCTGATCGAAGGGTTGCCAGCTACCCTGTGGGAATGGCTGGAGGCAATTGGCTTCGACGGAAAAATCGATGCCACCAATTACGGCCCTCGGCGCAAGAGCATCTACCGGAACGCGGGGGTTAAGTGGTTCAACTCCGCCGCAAGGCACACCTTCGCAACCTACGCCTATGCCGTTTATGACGCTGGCCAGGTTCGCAAATGGACTGGGCACCGAAACTCCGACAGCCTGCTGCTTACCCATTACGCAGGCTTAGAAGAGCGAGCACGGGGCGAACTGTACTTTCAGATAAAGCCCCCCTATCCCCAACTCCCGATACACAAGCCCGGCAATAAGTACGCTTCCCTCCCTCAATGGCCCGCCCCAGACGAACTAAGGGCAAGAGTGGCCGCTACGTCAAAATCCGAAGTGGCCCGGCAACTGGGAGTTTCTGAAACCGCGGTCCGCAAACACCTGCAACTGTTGTCGTCGTCGGATTAA